CGGGGTCGATAGTCGACTTGAAGGCCGCGGCGTTGATCTCCTCGAAGCGGGCACGGGTGATGCTGGCCTGGAAGTCGACACCGTCAAAGAGCgagtcgacctcgacggtGGTCTGGGTCACGCTCGACAGGGTGCGCTTGGCACGCTcacaggcgctgcgcagacGGCGGACAGCACGGGGGTCACCCGAGATGTCGAGCTTGTTCTTGCGCTCGAACTCCTTCTTGAAGAACTCGAGGAGGGTGTTGTCAAAGTCCTCACCACCAAGGTGGGTGTCACCGGCGGTGGCCTTGACGGCAAACACACCACCAGTGATGTTGAGGAGCGACACATCGAAAGTACCACCACCCAGGTCGAAGATCAGGACGTTCTTCTCCTGGCTCGACTTGGAGTCGAGACCGTAGGCAATGGCGGCCGCGGTGGGCTCGTTGATGATACGGAGCACATCGAGACCGGCGATCGAACCTGATGGTTAGTAACTgtctcgagctgcggccGTGTGCTCATCCAGCGTGCCGAATATAAGGCGTTGTCTTCAAAGGCCGGAGCCATTCAGACTTAGCATGGAATATTTTGGAATAATCGTTGCACACGCCGCAGTGAATACGTACCAGCATCCTTGGTAGCGAGACGCTGCGAGTCGTTGAAGTAGGCGGGCACGGTAACGACGGCCTTCTTGACCTCCTTGCCGatcttggcctcggcgatctCCTTCATCTTGATGAGGACCATCGACGAGATCTCCTGGGGAGCAAAGGTCTTGGTCGAGCCAAGGTACTCGACCTCAATGTAGGGCGAGCCGTCCTTGTCAATGACCTTGAAGGGCCAGTGCTGGGTGTCCTTCTTCACGTCGGGGTCGTCAAAGCGACGACCAATGAGACGCTTGGCGTCAAAGACCGTGTTGCGGGGGTTCATGGCGGCCTGGTTCTTGGCGGCATCACCAATCAGACGCTCGCTCTCGGTGAAAGCGACGTACGAGGGGGTAGTGCGGTTACCCTGGTCGTTGGCGATGatctcgacacgctcgttGCTCCACCAACCCACACAGGAGTAGGTGGTGCCGAGGTCTAGTGTTAGGCGTTGCCTCCCCTCTGCTTACTTACCGATACCAATGGCACCCTCGTAGAGGTTCGAGTCGTTCGTGGCAGGCACTTCAGACGACATGGTGAAAAAGTTCCGTGGAACTGGAAAAGGCAAACGGGGCTGCTGCCTTCCTTTTTCTTCGCTttcgcgccgcgtgcttTTCTGCGCTGCGGTTCGGCCGAGGCTCGGCCGAGGAAGATtcgtgcgctgcatcgTTCCCTCCATCTGGGCATGCTGAGGTCGGTGCGTGGTAGCGTGCGCGCTCTGCCGCGcttcggcgtgcgctcggtCATGAACGAAGCACGCGAGAGCTTTGTGATCCCCGAGGAACCCATTTCGATCCAGACGGCGGATGCGCCGACTACGCAGGCCGCTGCacagcgccagcgcgaagccgcgcaggccaaggagccgcacgtcgcggagcacgcgagcgagcgccttgtgcgcaagatgcgccgcacgatGCGTACGTGGTATTGCTAACCCAGTCGACGACCTTGCGGGCCTCGCAAGCACACAGACGCGCCCGACGTCCTTCCGGCCGTACAAGCAGCGCTcgcagccgctcgagccgaACCAACTCACACTGTcgcacctgctcgcggcgactgcgcagctcggtcATGCCAAGACGCATGTGCAGCGCTCATACGAGCCGCTGCTGTACGGCATGCGCCACGGCATGGCGGTGATTGACGTggagcgcgcgacgcttcctgcgctccgccgcgctgTCCAGGTGGTGCGTGGCATTGCCGAGAACGACGGCATCATCCTCAttgtcggcacgcgccccgACCTGCAGCccgcggtgcgtgcggcggccgcgcgcctcggcgcaaACGGTTTCCACGTCAGTACCGACCGCTGGGTGCCGGGCGTGCTCACCAACGCCCCGAAGCTCCTCGCCCCGGCGATCCAgcacagcgcctcgcgcaacgccgaccagctcgacggcgaggaggcgccgAACACCGCCAAGCTCGCCTCGCAGCTGTACCAGCCCGACCTGGTGATTGTTCTGAACCCTACGGAGAATGTACACGCcttgcgcgaggcgacgcagTGCAATGTGCCGACGATGGCCATTGTCGATACCGACGTGGACCCCCGCTCGGTCACGTACGCGATCCCCGCGAACGACGAttcgccgcgcgtcgccgagctggtcCTTGGCGTGCTGAGCAAGGCCGGCCAggacggcctgcgccgccgccaggCCGCCAAGGAGGCGTCCGAAaagcgcgagcgctcgcgccgccgccgcgccaagCGCGAC
This region of Malassezia japonica chromosome 8, complete sequence genomic DNA includes:
- the SSB1 gene encoding Heat shock protein ssb1 (BUSCO:EOG092617RN; COG:O; EggNog:ENOG503NUH7), coding for MSSEVPATNDSNLYEGAIGIDLGTTYSCVGWWSNERVEIIANDQGNRTTPSYVAFTESERLIGDAAKNQAAMNPRNTVFDAKRLIGRRFDDPDVKKDTQHWPFKVIDKDGSPYIEVEYLGSTKTFAPQEISSMVLIKMKEIAEAKIGKEVKKAVVTVPAYFNDSQRLATKDAGSIAGLDVLRIINEPTAAAIAYGLDSKSSQEKNVLIFDLGGGTFDVSLLNITGGVFAVKATAGDTHLGGEDFDNTLLEFFKKEFERKNKLDISGDPRAVRRLRSACERAKRTLSSVTQTTVEVDSLFDGVDFQASITRARFEEINAAAFKSTIDPVAKVLKDSKIPADKVDDIVLVGGSTRIPKIQSLVSEFFNGRQLNKSINPDEAVAYGAAVQGAVLTNQTSDKTADLLLLDVAPLSLGVAMQGDVFGVVLPRNTPIPSNKTRTFTTVEDNQTQVTFPVYEGERTQCKDNRLLGEFELTGIPPMPRGQAELICTFEVDANGLLKVSAQDKASGRKANITITNSVGRLSSTEIEQMIKDSETFKNADKEFQAKHDSKNDLEAYVHSVESTISNPAANFKRAAKIQVEQELAKALELLELEDSSADDYRRCSLRLKRAVQKGLSGGR
- a CDS encoding uncharacterized protein (EggNog:ENOG503NV5T; BUSCO:EOG09263J7D; COG:J), which codes for MNEARESFVIPEEPISIQTADAPTTQAAAQRQREAAQAKEPHVAEHASERLVRKMRRTMLDDLAGLASTQTRPTSFRPYKQRSQPLEPNQLTLSHLLAATAQLGHAKTHVQRSYEPLLYGMRHGMAVIDVERATLPALRRAVQVVRGIAENDGIILIVGTRPDLQPAVRAAAARLGANGFHVSTDRWVPGVLTNAPKLLAPAIQHSASRNADQLDGEEAPNTAKLASQLYQPDLVIVLNPTENVHALREATQCNVPTMAIVDTDVDPRSVTYAIPANDDSPRVAELVLGVLSKAGQDGLRRRQAAKEASEKRERSRRRRAKRD